Proteins encoded by one window of Micromonospora coxensis:
- a CDS encoding metallophosphoesterase family protein, with product MSGQERDGSLVAISDLHIGYPENRALVEALRPESPRDWLIVAGDVADTAADVEWALGLLAERFEKVVWSPGNHELWTPRGDPVTLRGLARYEHLVRRCRALGVVTPEDEYPVWRGAGGPVLVAPLFLLYDYSWRPEGLDREAALAEAYRTGIVCTDEFMLHPDPYPDRAQWCAARVAETARRLAGRDPALPTVLVNHWPLVRDPTRVLRYPIFAQWCGTEATADWHRRFDAVAVVYGHLHIPRTTWHDGVRFEEVSVGYPREWRQRSVPPGRLRRILPAPDVP from the coding sequence ATGTCGGGACAGGAGCGCGACGGGAGCCTGGTCGCGATCAGCGACCTGCACATCGGGTACCCGGAGAACCGGGCGCTGGTCGAGGCCCTGCGACCGGAATCGCCCCGGGACTGGCTGATCGTCGCCGGGGACGTCGCCGACACCGCCGCCGACGTCGAGTGGGCGCTCGGTCTGCTCGCCGAGCGGTTCGAGAAGGTGGTGTGGTCGCCCGGCAACCACGAGTTGTGGACCCCCCGGGGCGACCCGGTCACGTTGCGGGGCCTGGCCCGCTACGAGCACCTGGTGCGGCGGTGCCGGGCCCTGGGCGTGGTGACCCCGGAGGACGAGTACCCGGTGTGGCGGGGCGCGGGCGGGCCGGTGCTCGTCGCGCCGCTGTTCCTGCTCTACGACTACAGCTGGCGACCCGAGGGGCTGGACCGGGAGGCGGCCCTGGCCGAGGCGTACCGCACCGGGATCGTCTGCACCGACGAGTTCATGCTGCACCCCGACCCGTACCCGGACCGGGCGCAGTGGTGCGCGGCGCGGGTCGCCGAGACGGCCCGGCGGCTCGCCGGGCGTGACCCCGCCCTGCCGACCGTGCTGGTCAACCACTGGCCGCTGGTGCGGGACCCGACCCGGGTGCTGCGGTACCCGATCTTCGCCCAGTGGTGCGGCACCGAGGCCACCGCCGACTGGCACCGGCGCTTCGACGCCGTGGCGGTCGTCTACGGGCACCTGCACATCCCGCGCACCACGTGGCACGACGGGGTGCGCTTCGAGGAGGTCTCGGTGGGCTACCCGAGGGAGTGGCGGCAGCGGAGCGTACCCCCGGGGCGGCTGCGCCGGATCCTGCCCGCACCGGACGTCCCCTGA
- a CDS encoding SDR family oxidoreductase, with translation MPGPTDTKFFARADMEDTRVGAGPKDDPATVAAPGFAALMKGEEKVVAGSLRNKVQAAAARFTPDRLKSEQHRTMAEPGSAE, from the coding sequence ATGCCCGGGCCGACCGACACGAAGTTCTTCGCGCGTGCCGACATGGAGGACACCCGGGTCGGCGCCGGGCCGAAGGACGACCCGGCGACGGTCGCCGCGCCGGGCTTCGCGGCGCTGATGAAGGGCGAGGAGAAGGTGGTCGCCGGCTCGCTGAGGAACAAGGTCCAGGCGGCGGCCGCGCGGTTCACCCCGGACCGGCTCAAGTCCGAGCAGCACCGCACGATGGCCGAACCGGGCTCGGCGGAGTGA
- a CDS encoding glycine hydroxymethyltransferase: protein MSLNAESTAFRSALEVIRAVEPRVADAIGAELTDQRESLKLIASENYASPATLLAMGNWFSDKYAEGTVGRRFYAGCQNVDTVEALAAEHARELFGASHAYVQPHSGIDANLVAFWAVLADRVESPALKKAQVRQVNDLTEADWFALRRELGNQRMLGMSLDAGGHLTHGFRPNISGKMFDQRSYGTDPATGLIDYDKVAEAAREFKPLILVAGYSAYPRKVNFRIMREIADSVGATFMVDMAHFAGLVAGKVFTGDFDPVPHAHIVTTTTHKSLRGPRGGMVLCGPELADQVDRGCPMVLGGPLPHVMAAKAVALAEARRPDFADYAQRIVDNAQALAEGLTRRGAKLVTGGTDNHLVLIDVSGYGLTGRQAEQALLDSGIVTNRNAVPQDPNGAWYTSGIRIGTPALTTRGLGTAQMDETAELIHTVLSQTTPGESKAKYVLDAALADKVSKQASELLTGFPLYPAVDLG, encoded by the coding sequence ATGTCGCTGAACGCCGAATCCACCGCCTTCCGCAGCGCGCTCGAGGTGATCCGTGCCGTCGAGCCCCGGGTGGCCGACGCCATCGGCGCCGAGCTGACCGACCAGCGCGAGTCGCTCAAGCTCATCGCCAGTGAGAACTACGCCTCCCCGGCCACCCTGCTGGCCATGGGCAACTGGTTCAGCGACAAGTACGCCGAGGGCACCGTCGGCCGCCGGTTCTACGCCGGCTGCCAGAACGTCGACACCGTCGAGGCGCTCGCCGCCGAGCACGCCCGGGAGCTGTTCGGCGCGTCCCACGCGTACGTGCAGCCGCACTCCGGCATCGACGCCAACCTGGTCGCCTTCTGGGCGGTCCTGGCCGACCGGGTGGAGTCCCCCGCCCTGAAGAAGGCCCAGGTACGCCAGGTCAACGACCTCACCGAGGCGGACTGGTTCGCGCTGCGCCGGGAGCTGGGCAACCAGCGGATGCTGGGCATGTCGCTGGACGCCGGCGGTCACCTCACCCACGGCTTCCGGCCGAACATCTCCGGCAAGATGTTCGACCAGCGCAGCTACGGCACCGACCCGGCCACCGGTCTGATCGACTACGACAAGGTGGCCGAGGCGGCCCGCGAGTTCAAGCCGCTGATCCTGGTGGCGGGCTACTCGGCGTACCCGAGGAAGGTCAACTTCCGGATCATGCGGGAGATCGCCGACTCGGTCGGCGCCACCTTCATGGTCGACATGGCCCACTTCGCGGGCCTGGTCGCCGGCAAGGTCTTCACCGGCGACTTCGACCCGGTGCCGCACGCGCACATCGTCACCACCACCACCCACAAGTCGCTGCGCGGTCCGCGCGGCGGCATGGTGCTCTGCGGGCCGGAGCTGGCCGACCAGGTCGACCGGGGCTGCCCGATGGTGCTCGGCGGCCCGCTGCCGCACGTGATGGCGGCCAAGGCCGTCGCCCTGGCCGAGGCCCGCCGCCCGGACTTCGCCGACTACGCCCAGCGGATCGTCGACAACGCCCAGGCGCTCGCCGAGGGCCTGACCCGCCGGGGCGCGAAGCTGGTCACCGGCGGCACCGACAACCATCTCGTGCTCATCGACGTCTCCGGTTACGGCCTGACCGGCCGGCAGGCCGAGCAGGCGCTGCTGGACTCGGGCATCGTCACCAACCGCAACGCCGTCCCGCAGGACCCGAACGGGGCCTGGTACACCTCCGGCATCCGGATCGGCACCCCGGCGCTGACCACCCGGGGCCTGGGCACGGCGCAGATGGACGAGACCGCCGAGCTGATCCACACCGTGCTCAGCCAGACCACGCCGGGCGAGTCGAAGGCCAAGTACGTGCTGGACGCGGCGCTGGCCGACAAGGTGAGCAAGCAGGCCAGCGAGCTGCTGACCGGCTTCCCGCTCTACCCGGCCGTCGACCTGGGCTGA